Within the Dialister hominis genome, the region TGATCTACAAGGCAGACTTCCTTGTAGTATTTATTAATTCTGCCGATAACCATTTTTTCAATGATGTTTTCCGGCTTGCCTTCGTTTCTAGCTTCTACAGCAAGAACTTCCTTTTCATGGTCGATTTCAGCCTGGGAAACCTGGGTTCTGTCCAGATAGGACGGATTAGCAGCAGCTACCTGCATTGCAATATCCTTGCCAAGTTCATCATCAGCACCGATCATCTCAACGAGAACGCCGATCTTGCCGCCGCCATGGATATAGCTGTATACCTTGCCTTCAGCACTTTCATAACGAACGAAACGGCGAACGGAAATGTTTTCACCAATCTTTGCAACTGCTTCAGTAACAAGATCGCGTACTTTCTTTCCGTCGATTTCAGAATCCAGAAGTGCTTCAACATCAGCTGGGTTAACTGCCAGGATCTGGTCTGCAATGGATGCAGCGAGATTTCTGAAGTCTTCGTTGGTTCCCACGAAGTCAGTTTCGCAGTTGACTTCCAGAATGGTTCCTGTTTTTCCGTCTTCGGAAACAGCAGAACCAACAGCGCCTTCAGCAGCAACACGGCTTGCCTTCTTAGCAGCCTGGGATAATCCCTTTTCGCGAAGAATGTCGACAGCCTTTGCGATATCGCCTTCAGCTTCAACAAGTGCCTTCTTGCAGTCCATCATGCCGGCCCCGGTCTGGGTA harbors:
- the tsf gene encoding translation elongation factor Ts, encoding MNITASMVKDLRTQTGAGMMDCKKALVEAEGDIAKAVDILREKGLSQAAKKASRVAAEGAVGSAVSEDGKTGTILEVNCETDFVGTNEDFRNLAASIADQILAVNPADVEALLDSEIDGKKVRDLVTEAVAKIGENISVRRFVRYESAEGKVYSYIHGGGKIGVLVEMIGADDELGKDIAMQVAAANPSYLDRTQVSQAEIDHEKEVLAVEARNEGKPENIIEKMVIGRINKYYKEVCLVDQEFIKDGDLTISKLLKSKNASVVRFARYQLGEGIEKKQDDLAAEVAKQLNQ